From Candidatus Neomarinimicrobiota bacterium, the proteins below share one genomic window:
- a CDS encoding sigma-70 family RNA polymerase sigma factor, producing the protein MRETAKYTDEELIALFQKGDERAYLELVRRYKDRLVNFVFRFVTSREMAEDIVQDTFLKLYTSSHMYKEIARFSTWIYTIAGNLAKTELRKRKRRKIYSIHDMGIDDKEFEIPSDTYNPERESRSAYQEKEIQIAISRLPEQFKTAIILRDIQELSYEEISKIVGVPAGTVKSRINRGRQKLQEILKELKSK; encoded by the coding sequence ATGCGGGAAACGGCAAAATACACAGACGAAGAACTGATTGCCCTTTTTCAAAAAGGGGACGAACGGGCTTATTTGGAATTAGTCCGGAGGTACAAGGACAGACTTGTCAATTTTGTTTTTCGTTTTGTGACTTCCCGCGAAATGGCTGAAGACATTGTCCAGGACACTTTTTTAAAACTGTATACAAGCAGTCACATGTATAAGGAAATCGCCCGTTTCAGTACCTGGATTTATACCATTGCCGGGAACCTGGCCAAAACAGAACTGCGAAAGCGAAAACGGCGAAAGATTTATTCCATTCATGATATGGGTATTGATGACAAGGAATTTGAAATCCCTTCGGACACGTATAATCCGGAGCGGGAATCCCGTTCAGCGTATCAGGAGAAAGAAATCCAGATTGCCATTTCACGTTTACCGGAACAATTTAAAACGGCTATCATTTTAAGAGATATCCAGGAACTATCTTACGAAGAAATCAGTAAGATAGTTGGTGTTCCTGCAGGAACGGTCAAAAGCCGGATTAACAGAGGCAGGCAGAAATTGCAGGAAATATTGAAAGAATTGAAAAGTAAGTAA
- the holA gene encoding DNA polymerase III subunit delta, producing MTWLQDYFKEMEKVRKGQIRPVYLLFGSDFYLASTFIQEVRSALSNRGIERQHVTAKELRVNDLQQLLYGTSLFQTGNFILIEEIKQMIPTVRKMFLKYLENPAESNTVILTAPVIERRHDFLSKVSKMSTTVYVNPPFDNEIPQWAVEYLKEKKRLADREAIMTLIRMTGNDLNDLANELDKLDLMLPAEERITTQAVMKSAGYQRTWSPEDLTESIGEKNRKKATAIAENLMDHGVSEVFIYTTLFHYLWNLRVLRDPRVEHGEKITRTWRRDKYEKMLNASKRFTNAELARGIQAVLQADTELKTISGDPLTRLILTLDKILE from the coding sequence ATGACCTGGTTGCAGGATTATTTCAAAGAAATGGAAAAAGTCCGGAAGGGTCAGATTCGTCCCGTATACCTTCTCTTTGGCAGCGATTTTTATCTTGCATCCACTTTCATTCAGGAGGTTCGGAGTGCCCTGTCCAACCGGGGTATTGAACGGCAGCATGTGACAGCGAAAGAACTTCGGGTCAATGATCTTCAACAGCTTCTCTATGGGACATCTCTCTTCCAGACGGGAAATTTTATCCTCATCGAGGAAATAAAACAGATGATTCCAACCGTTCGGAAAATGTTTCTGAAATACCTTGAAAATCCTGCAGAAAGCAATACGGTTATTCTAACAGCTCCGGTCATTGAACGGCGTCATGATTTTTTGTCCAAAGTGTCCAAAATGTCCACGACGGTTTATGTAAATCCCCCTTTTGACAATGAAATTCCCCAATGGGCTGTAGAGTATCTGAAAGAAAAGAAAAGGTTGGCTGATCGTGAAGCAATCATGACACTGATCCGTATGACAGGGAATGATTTAAATGATCTGGCCAATGAACTGGATAAACTGGATCTCATGCTTCCGGCGGAAGAACGGATCACCACTCAGGCCGTGATGAAATCGGCAGGATACCAGCGGACCTGGTCACCGGAAGATCTCACAGAGAGCATCGGAGAAAAAAACAGGAAAAAGGCGACAGCTATTGCCGAAAATCTCATGGATCATGGTGTCAGTGAAGTTTTTATCTATACCACGCTTTTCCACTATTTATGGAATCTGAGAGTCTTAAGGGATCCCCGGGTGGAACATGGCGAAAAAATTACCCGGACATGGCGCCGGGATAAATATGAAAAAATGCTCAATGCTTCAAAACGGTTCACAAATGCAGAACTGGCCCGAGGCATTCAGGCAGTCCTTCAAGCTGATACAGAATTAAAAACTATTAGCGGAGACCCTTTAACACGATTAATTTTAACACTGGACAAAATACTTGAATAA
- the surE gene encoding 5'/3'-nucleotidase SurE, whose translation MPDKPSILLVNDDGIAAPGLQALVDALEDLGHLTVVAPDKERSATGHAITLHDVIYPRKYYKHGKFFGMAVTGMPADCSKLALHQLMKELPDLVVSGINLGSNTGFNVLYSGTVAAAAEGTFMGIPSVAVSLTTYTDPNFEPAQIFIRHVAEKILKKGLPKGILLNINVPNVPSPNHIQGVEVTRQGQAQWKEIFIERINPKQEPYYWLSGEKVAGTEVAETDETAILEQKISITPLQFDLTAKESFQELSNFHFSFRREDPV comes from the coding sequence ATGCCTGATAAACCATCTATTTTATTAGTCAATGATGACGGCATTGCCGCCCCGGGATTGCAGGCCCTGGTTGATGCTCTCGAGGATCTGGGACATCTGACTGTTGTGGCGCCGGATAAAGAACGGAGTGCCACAGGTCATGCTATAACTCTTCACGATGTGATCTATCCCCGGAAATATTATAAACATGGAAAATTCTTCGGGATGGCCGTCACGGGGATGCCGGCGGATTGTTCCAAGCTGGCTCTTCATCAGCTGATGAAAGAATTGCCGGATCTGGTGGTCAGCGGCATTAACCTGGGAAGCAATACAGGATTTAATGTCTTATATTCCGGCACGGTGGCTGCGGCAGCCGAAGGGACTTTTATGGGGATTCCATCAGTCGCAGTTAGTCTGACAACCTATACCGATCCGAACTTTGAACCGGCTCAGATTTTTATCCGGCACGTAGCAGAAAAAATCCTGAAAAAAGGCCTTCCCAAAGGAATACTTCTCAATATTAATGTCCCCAATGTCCCGTCTCCCAACCATATTCAGGGTGTTGAAGTTACTCGTCAGGGACAGGCCCAGTGGAAGGAAATTTTTATCGAGCGGATCAATCCCAAACAGGAACCCTATTATTGGCTCTCCGGAGAAAAGGTCGCCGGTACGGAAGTGGCAGAAACAGACGAAACAGCGATTCTGGAACAAAAAATTTCCATAACACCTCTACAGTTTGATCTGACCGCCAAAGAGTCTTTTCAGGAATTATCCAATTTTCATTTCAGTTTTCGTCGGGAGGATCCGGTGTGA
- a CDS encoding undecaprenyl-diphosphate phosphatase, protein MSTLEVMIIAIVQGLTEFLPVSSSGHMVLTEALFGLKVPGITLEIALHFGTFMSVLLVFRKEITHILISFFTKIWRIRQIPLNYREDEWFRMAVLVLLSMIPAILVALFLRDFIEGLFESTRSVGIALIFTGLLLFITQWAPRVRKPLKGWNVLFMGIFQALAMIPGISRSGSTISAGLLAGVDREKIAKFSFIMALPLIVGATILEIPEIKGGSQISLFNISLGMLVAFLTGIVALKWLIKILMRGRLSSFSYYCVLLGFITVALS, encoded by the coding sequence ATGTCAACACTGGAAGTCATGATCATTGCAATTGTTCAGGGACTCACGGAATTCCTGCCTGTCAGCAGTTCAGGACACATGGTTCTGACGGAAGCACTGTTTGGATTAAAAGTCCCGGGTATCACCCTTGAAATCGCCCTCCACTTTGGGACCTTCATGAGTGTCCTTCTTGTATTCCGAAAGGAGATTACCCACATTCTCATCTCCTTTTTTACAAAAATCTGGAGAATCCGGCAGATACCCCTGAATTACAGGGAAGATGAGTGGTTCCGGATGGCTGTATTGGTTTTGCTTTCCATGATTCCCGCTATCTTGGTAGCTCTTTTCCTCCGGGATTTTATTGAAGGGTTGTTTGAAAGTACACGAAGTGTGGGTATCGCCCTGATTTTTACGGGTCTTCTTCTTTTCATCACACAGTGGGCACCCCGGGTCCGAAAGCCCCTGAAAGGTTGGAATGTGCTTTTTATGGGGATTTTTCAGGCACTGGCTATGATCCCCGGGATATCCCGGAGTGGAAGTACCATCTCGGCCGGACTTTTGGCAGGTGTGGACCGGGAAAAAATCGCAAAGTTTTCTTTTATTATGGCTCTGCCTCTGATCGTCGGAGCCACCATCCTGGAAATTCCCGAAATAAAAGGGGGGAGCCAGATAAGCCTTTTCAATATTTCATTGGGCATGCTTGTTGCTTTTCTCACAGGGATTGTGGCACTGAAATGGCTGATTAAAATTTTAATGCGGGGGAGACTGTCCTCTTTTTCATATTACTGTGTTCTATTAGGTTTTATTACGGTGGCATTGAGCTGA
- the pgeF gene encoding peptidoglycan editing factor PgeF: protein MGDRYFDTYPSFSRLTGAIALTSTGTFFDDGIPVQKLTSAVFQKLNLKMENAVWPVQIHSGTVHFTRNPGPVAGCDGVITDHDSLILLLRTADCVPVFMADTQGRFRGLIHAGWRGLRQHIVSHAAEFMKEKGVPCSELIVATGPSICRECYTVKDDVAQYFPDHIGLDDNQMTLDLQGIVRDQLLQSGIPGENILLTNRCTLCHTERYVSYRLNQTHNRLLSILRK, encoded by the coding sequence GTGGGGGATCGTTATTTTGATACATATCCTTCATTCTCACGACTGACGGGAGCTATTGCCCTCACCAGCACCGGGACTTTTTTTGATGATGGGATTCCTGTCCAAAAACTGACAAGTGCTGTGTTTCAAAAACTGAATCTGAAGATGGAAAATGCGGTTTGGCCTGTACAAATTCATTCGGGGACCGTACATTTCACCCGAAATCCGGGGCCTGTAGCAGGTTGTGACGGCGTGATAACCGATCATGATTCCCTGATCCTCCTTTTGCGGACCGCCGATTGTGTCCCTGTTTTTATGGCAGATACCCAGGGACGCTTCCGGGGACTCATTCATGCCGGGTGGCGTGGACTCCGGCAGCACATTGTAAGCCATGCAGCAGAGTTCATGAAAGAGAAAGGCGTTCCATGCAGTGAACTGATCGTTGCTACTGGTCCGTCTATTTGCAGGGAGTGCTATACAGTGAAAGATGATGTGGCACAATACTTTCCAGATCATATCGGCTTAGATGACAATCAAATGACTCTGGATCTTCAGGGCATTGTCCGGGATCAGCTTCTTCAATCCGGAATCCCCGGTGAAAATATTCTGCTAACAAACCGGTGCACTCTGTGTCATACAGAAAGATATGTGTCTTACCGGTTGAATCAAACACATAACAGACTCCTGTCAATACTGAGGAAATAG